From the genome of Eublepharis macularius isolate TG4126 chromosome 12, MPM_Emac_v1.0, whole genome shotgun sequence, one region includes:
- the GSDMA gene encoding gasdermin-A isoform X1 codes for MFHKATKSLAKQLDPEGDLIPVYCLLDQKHFRPLCLVQRKSKNPWWQKGRYHKTDYKLLDVLFPGNQSAQLGFLSPDIYDSDPITIVDNVDGKLEGDVSVTTDLATLELKSSASMSHARSVKVKKRHISSHVLDSLNGDSKISLDHQLIKQSEKFRRDLYVVTETVETVEEAEFRENSKTEGSILAELRLRTKMTGLRDSKKAVIVPKDCILAFRVKRLIIRGESLGISIFPEDPRLTFQSCKGGYLADGAATQQITESGHMEITRGGKPHLVVKSKREHPLKEVEQECAPLRLLSTDLHVKFLNGFLAVVRNNDLLQELELQLEQALDGINPIKLKTHRPELQGLVENVQDSTGAVCPAIGEAVLYFLQALDELSESELLLLEESVERKMVPKQVPLVHRILENDFSNKKGTLTIDTQKEFAFIEDELDIMEAMIKLSGVTVQRNGASLAMTGNPDAFLTLGALYVVLYVLNLLSS; via the exons ATGTTCCACAAGGCTACTAAGTCATTGGCTAAACAACTGGACCCAGAAGGAGACTTGATTCCCGTATACTGCCTTCTAGATCAAAAGCATTTCAGACCTCTGTGCCTGGTTCAAAGGAAGAGCAAGAACCCATGGTGGCAGAAAGGCCGTTACCATAAAACTGACTACAAGCTACTTGATGTACTGTTCCCAGGAAACCAATCTGCACAACTAG GTTTTCTGTCCCCAGATATCTATGATTCAGATCCAATCACTATTGTGGACAATGTGGATGGAAAATTGGAGGGGGATGTGAGTGTGACTACTGACCTAGCAACTTTGGAGTTGAAGAGCAGTGCCAGCATGTCTCATGCAAGGTCTGTGAAAGTGAAAAAGAGGCACATCAGTTCCCACGTCCTTGATTCTCTAAATGGAGACAG TAAAATCAGCTTGGACCACCAGCTCATTAAGCAATCAGAGAAGTTCCGAAGGGATCTATATGTTGTCACTGAGACGGTCGAGACTGTGGAAGAGGCTGAGTTTAGAGAAAACAGCAAAACAGAAGGCAGCATCCTTGCTGAACTTCGCCTCAGAACGAAAATGACG GGTCTCAGAGATAGCAAAAAAGCTGTAATTGTCCCAAAGGACTGCATCCTGGCATTCAGGGTCAAACGATTAATAATCAGAGGAGAATCGTTGG gtaTTTCAATCTTTCCAGAGGACCCAAGACTAACTTTTC AATCATGCAAAGGTGGATATCTTGCTGATGGag CAGCAACACAACAAATAACAGAGTCTGGACACATGGAAATCACTAGAGGTGGAAAGC CACATTTAGTTGTGAAAAGCAAGAGAGAACACCCGCTCAAAGAAGTTGAACAGGAATGTGCACCACTCCGTTTACTGTCTACGGATCTGCATGTCAAGTTTTTAAATGGCTTTTTGGCTGTTGTCAGAAATAACGACCTTTTGCAAGAACTAGAACTCCAG CTGGAGCAGGCTCTTGATGGGATTAATCCAATCAAGTTGAAGACTCACAGACCAGAGTTGCAAGGACTGGTGGAGAATGTACAAGATTCCACTGGAGCCGTTTGCCCTGCCATTGGTGAAGCAGTCCTCTACTTTCTTCAGGCTCTGGATG AATTGTCAGAATCTGAGTTGCTGCTTCTGGAAGAAtctgtggaaaggaaaatggtgCCTAAGCAGGTGCCTCTG GTACATCGCATCCTAGAAAATGATTTCAGCAATAAAAAAGGGACGCTTACTATAGATACCCAGAAAGAGTTTGCTTTCATCGAAGACGAGCTGGACATAATGGAGGCTATGATCAAGTTAAGCGGAGTGACAGTCCAAAGAAATGGAGCCAGTCTTGCTATGACTGGGAACCCTGATGCTTTCTTGACCCTCggtgcattgtatgttgttttgtATGTCCTGAATCTTCTTTCCAGTTGA
- the GSDMA gene encoding gasdermin-A isoform X2, with protein MFHKATKSLAKQLDPEGDLIPVYCLLDQKHFRPLCLVQRKSKNPWWQKGRYHKTDYKLLDVLFPGNQSAQLGFLSPDIYDSDPITIVDNVDGKLEGDVSVTTDLATLELKSSASMSHARSVKVKKRHISSHVLDSLNGDSKISLDHQLIKQSEKFRRDLYVVTETVETVEEAEFRENSKTEGSILAELRLRTKMTGLRDSKKAVIVPKDCILAFRVKRLIIRGESLGISIFPEDPRLTFQSCKGGYLADGATQQITESGHMEITRGGKPHLVVKSKREHPLKEVEQECAPLRLLSTDLHVKFLNGFLAVVRNNDLLQELELQLEQALDGINPIKLKTHRPELQGLVENVQDSTGAVCPAIGEAVLYFLQALDELSESELLLLEESVERKMVPKQVPLVHRILENDFSNKKGTLTIDTQKEFAFIEDELDIMEAMIKLSGVTVQRNGASLAMTGNPDAFLTLGALYVVLYVLNLLSS; from the exons ATGTTCCACAAGGCTACTAAGTCATTGGCTAAACAACTGGACCCAGAAGGAGACTTGATTCCCGTATACTGCCTTCTAGATCAAAAGCATTTCAGACCTCTGTGCCTGGTTCAAAGGAAGAGCAAGAACCCATGGTGGCAGAAAGGCCGTTACCATAAAACTGACTACAAGCTACTTGATGTACTGTTCCCAGGAAACCAATCTGCACAACTAG GTTTTCTGTCCCCAGATATCTATGATTCAGATCCAATCACTATTGTGGACAATGTGGATGGAAAATTGGAGGGGGATGTGAGTGTGACTACTGACCTAGCAACTTTGGAGTTGAAGAGCAGTGCCAGCATGTCTCATGCAAGGTCTGTGAAAGTGAAAAAGAGGCACATCAGTTCCCACGTCCTTGATTCTCTAAATGGAGACAG TAAAATCAGCTTGGACCACCAGCTCATTAAGCAATCAGAGAAGTTCCGAAGGGATCTATATGTTGTCACTGAGACGGTCGAGACTGTGGAAGAGGCTGAGTTTAGAGAAAACAGCAAAACAGAAGGCAGCATCCTTGCTGAACTTCGCCTCAGAACGAAAATGACG GGTCTCAGAGATAGCAAAAAAGCTGTAATTGTCCCAAAGGACTGCATCCTGGCATTCAGGGTCAAACGATTAATAATCAGAGGAGAATCGTTGG gtaTTTCAATCTTTCCAGAGGACCCAAGACTAACTTTTC AATCATGCAAAGGTGGATATCTTGCTGATGGag CAACACAACAAATAACAGAGTCTGGACACATGGAAATCACTAGAGGTGGAAAGC CACATTTAGTTGTGAAAAGCAAGAGAGAACACCCGCTCAAAGAAGTTGAACAGGAATGTGCACCACTCCGTTTACTGTCTACGGATCTGCATGTCAAGTTTTTAAATGGCTTTTTGGCTGTTGTCAGAAATAACGACCTTTTGCAAGAACTAGAACTCCAG CTGGAGCAGGCTCTTGATGGGATTAATCCAATCAAGTTGAAGACTCACAGACCAGAGTTGCAAGGACTGGTGGAGAATGTACAAGATTCCACTGGAGCCGTTTGCCCTGCCATTGGTGAAGCAGTCCTCTACTTTCTTCAGGCTCTGGATG AATTGTCAGAATCTGAGTTGCTGCTTCTGGAAGAAtctgtggaaaggaaaatggtgCCTAAGCAGGTGCCTCTG GTACATCGCATCCTAGAAAATGATTTCAGCAATAAAAAAGGGACGCTTACTATAGATACCCAGAAAGAGTTTGCTTTCATCGAAGACGAGCTGGACATAATGGAGGCTATGATCAAGTTAAGCGGAGTGACAGTCCAAAGAAATGGAGCCAGTCTTGCTATGACTGGGAACCCTGATGCTTTCTTGACCCTCggtgcattgtatgttgttttgtATGTCCTGAATCTTCTTTCCAGTTGA
- the GSDMA gene encoding gasdermin-A isoform X3 has product MFHKATKSLAKQLDPEGDLIPVYCLLDQKHFRPLCLVQRKSKNPWWQKGRYHKTDYKLLDVLFPGNQSAQLDIYDSDPITIVDNVDGKLEGDVSVTTDLATLELKSSASMSHARSVKVKKRHISSHVLDSLNGDSKISLDHQLIKQSEKFRRDLYVVTETVETVEEAEFRENSKTEGSILAELRLRTKMTGLRDSKKAVIVPKDCILAFRVKRLIIRGESLGISIFPEDPRLTFQSCKGGYLADGAATQQITESGHMEITRGGKPHLVVKSKREHPLKEVEQECAPLRLLSTDLHVKFLNGFLAVVRNNDLLQELELQLEQALDGINPIKLKTHRPELQGLVENVQDSTGAVCPAIGEAVLYFLQALDELSESELLLLEESVERKMVPKQVPLVHRILENDFSNKKGTLTIDTQKEFAFIEDELDIMEAMIKLSGVTVQRNGASLAMTGNPDAFLTLGALYVVLYVLNLLSS; this is encoded by the exons ATGTTCCACAAGGCTACTAAGTCATTGGCTAAACAACTGGACCCAGAAGGAGACTTGATTCCCGTATACTGCCTTCTAGATCAAAAGCATTTCAGACCTCTGTGCCTGGTTCAAAGGAAGAGCAAGAACCCATGGTGGCAGAAAGGCCGTTACCATAAAACTGACTACAAGCTACTTGATGTACTGTTCCCAGGAAACCAATCTGCACAACTAG ATATCTATGATTCAGATCCAATCACTATTGTGGACAATGTGGATGGAAAATTGGAGGGGGATGTGAGTGTGACTACTGACCTAGCAACTTTGGAGTTGAAGAGCAGTGCCAGCATGTCTCATGCAAGGTCTGTGAAAGTGAAAAAGAGGCACATCAGTTCCCACGTCCTTGATTCTCTAAATGGAGACAG TAAAATCAGCTTGGACCACCAGCTCATTAAGCAATCAGAGAAGTTCCGAAGGGATCTATATGTTGTCACTGAGACGGTCGAGACTGTGGAAGAGGCTGAGTTTAGAGAAAACAGCAAAACAGAAGGCAGCATCCTTGCTGAACTTCGCCTCAGAACGAAAATGACG GGTCTCAGAGATAGCAAAAAAGCTGTAATTGTCCCAAAGGACTGCATCCTGGCATTCAGGGTCAAACGATTAATAATCAGAGGAGAATCGTTGG gtaTTTCAATCTTTCCAGAGGACCCAAGACTAACTTTTC AATCATGCAAAGGTGGATATCTTGCTGATGGag CAGCAACACAACAAATAACAGAGTCTGGACACATGGAAATCACTAGAGGTGGAAAGC CACATTTAGTTGTGAAAAGCAAGAGAGAACACCCGCTCAAAGAAGTTGAACAGGAATGTGCACCACTCCGTTTACTGTCTACGGATCTGCATGTCAAGTTTTTAAATGGCTTTTTGGCTGTTGTCAGAAATAACGACCTTTTGCAAGAACTAGAACTCCAG CTGGAGCAGGCTCTTGATGGGATTAATCCAATCAAGTTGAAGACTCACAGACCAGAGTTGCAAGGACTGGTGGAGAATGTACAAGATTCCACTGGAGCCGTTTGCCCTGCCATTGGTGAAGCAGTCCTCTACTTTCTTCAGGCTCTGGATG AATTGTCAGAATCTGAGTTGCTGCTTCTGGAAGAAtctgtggaaaggaaaatggtgCCTAAGCAGGTGCCTCTG GTACATCGCATCCTAGAAAATGATTTCAGCAATAAAAAAGGGACGCTTACTATAGATACCCAGAAAGAGTTTGCTTTCATCGAAGACGAGCTGGACATAATGGAGGCTATGATCAAGTTAAGCGGAGTGACAGTCCAAAGAAATGGAGCCAGTCTTGCTATGACTGGGAACCCTGATGCTTTCTTGACCCTCggtgcattgtatgttgttttgtATGTCCTGAATCTTCTTTCCAGTTGA